The following is a genomic window from Nitrospira sp..
TGAAAAGGCCGAATTGCAACGGTCTGAATTAGCGGACCCTCGCGCAGATGTGCGCATCGCACAAACCCGGCAGGACTTGTTTCTCGCGGCAGCCACTCAATTCTGGGATTGGGTCGCCGCCGTCCGGTATGTCGATGTCCAGCGCAAAGCGCTGAAAGTCGCCGAGGACCGGTATAAGCAGGTGGAAGGACGGGCCAAGGCTGGGGCTGTCGCGCCATTAGATGTGGTGGAAGCCAATCAGGAAGTGCAGCGCCGCCGCGAAGTCTCTATTGCCGCACAGCGCCTAGTTGAGCAGGAGCAATTCAAGCTCTCCATGTTCCTATGGGAAAACAATGTTCCCACAATGCCGTCCCTCGACCGGGTCCCGGACTTTCCGGCGCAAATGCTTTCTCCGACGCCTGACGCCGTCAAAGCCCATAAAGTGCAAGCGAAAGCCGAGCGGCCTGAAATTAGAGAGATCGGCCTCGAAGCGAAAATGAACGATATCGACCTGGAGCTCGCCAAGAACAACCTGCTCCCGAGCCTGGACGCCGAAGCCGCGCCGGCCCGTGCGCCGGAAAAATTCGTCCTCGGCCTCGGCTATCGATTTGGCCTTGAGCTGAGAATTCCCATCCTCCAGCGCCGCAGCCGCGGCGAAGTGCTTGAAGCGCAGGGGAAAGCAGACCGCTTCGTCATGGTCCGGCAATTCCGTGAGCAACAAGTGGTGGTCGATGTCGATAACGCCCTCTCGGCCATCGAGCGCGCCAAGGAACGCATGGAAGCCGCCGTTCAATCCCTGCGCCTCGCCAAAACGCTCGAAGAAGGCGAGCGGTTTCGCTTCGGACTCGGCGCCACCAGCGTCCTCTTCGTCAATCTCCGCGAGCGCAATTCCGTGGACTCTGAAGCGCAGGTGATTCGGGCAAAAGCCGACTACCAGAAAGCCCAGGCGCTCTATCAATGGGCCATCGGAGCCTGGGCGAAGAGCAACCCAAGCGCGATGCCGGTCAATTACCGGTCTCGCGACTAAGTCCGTGGAAACATGGAATTTACAGCGGATATTTGCTAGGGTGGCCCTATCGGCGGCAGTCCAGTACCATCACGAGTGCGTCTCGTGATAAACATCCTCTCTGCGCCGCGCCTCGGCGATCTCGTGTAAGGATTTGAACGACATGGCCCAAGGCCATTTTGATAAGCAGCCGAACCTCTTCCAGGCCATGCTGGGACACTTGGGGCTCCTGTTCCGCCTGGAGAAGAAAGTCCTCGGGCTCATCGTTTCCTATTCGCTCGCCATTGGACTGTTCTCACTGATTGTCCCCTTGACCGTTCAAGAGCTCGTCAACACCTTCGCCTTCGCGATTCAGCCCATTACCATCGTCACACTCGCAACGATCATGGCCACTGCCCTGGCCTTTGTCGGCGTCTTTAAAACCCTCCAGTACTATGCCGTCGAAGTACTGGAACGGCGGATCTTCGCCCGCGTGACGCTGGCCATGACGCAGCAACTCCCGCTCATGCACTATCAGCAGTTCAAACCGCGCTACGCCAATTACTTTCTCGAAACCGTGTTGATGCAACGGGCCCTCTCGGTCTTGCTCGTCGATCTGATCAACGTGGTCGTCGGCGGCGCGGTGGGCATGTCGATCCTCGTCTTCTACCACCCCTATTTCTTGCTATACGACGCCCTGCTGTTCACAGGGTTCAATGTCGTGTTCTTTCTCCTCTCGCATGGCGGACTTCGCACCACCATTGACGTCTCTCATGCCAAATACAAGACGCTGCATTGGATACAAGAGATCTCCTACAACCTCCTGCATTTCAAGGCGACCGATAGCCAGCCCCTGCTCATGCAAAAATCCGATGCGCTGGTCGACGACTATGTCGCGACCAGGCGGGCGCGGTTCGCCGTTCTCGCCCGTCAGTACCTCGGCGCGGTCGGATGGCAGGCGGTCGGCCACAGCAGCCTGATCGCCACCGCCGGGTGGCTCATCTCCATCGGGCAATTGACGATTGGACAGTTTGTGGCCGCCGAAGTCGTCGTCGCGGGGCTGCTCAATAGTTTCGACGGGGTCGTCAAGCGGATGGGCCATGTCTACTACTTCATGACCGCCGTGACCGAACTCGACCAGTTCTTCACGCTCCCGAAAGACCAGGAATCGGTGACGCTCTCCGTCCCGTTGCCGGATCCCACCGTTCATGGGATTCGGCTGACGTGCAAAGACCTGGCGGCTGCCTACACTGGAGCCCCGTCCATTTTTTCGAACTTCGATCTGGAAGTCATGCCGGGCGAAAAAGTCGGCATCTATGCCAGCACGGCCGTTGCGAAGACCGCCCTAGCCCGCGTCCTCGCCGGGCTGGAAGATCCGACACATGGCGTCATCCGCTACAACGACGTGGACCTCAGGCACCTGGACCGCACGACGATCAACCGCTGCCGTGGATTCATGCTCGACTCCCGGTTGACGCTGTTCGAAGGCACCATCGAGGAAAACATCGTGTTGGGCCGGCCCTATGTGCCGTACAGCGATGTCCGCTGGGCGCTCCGCTTTGTGGAGCTTGAAGAAGAGATCGATGCCTTGCCGCAAGGGATCAAGTCCCACATACGCACGCCAGGGAAAGTGCTGTCCCCAACCAAAATTATGAGAATCTTGCTCGCGCGCGCCATCCTCGCCAGGCCGCAGATTCTCATTTTTGACGGGATCATGCACAACCTGCACCCAACGATGCGGGAAACGATTCTCCGGCGCCTCTGCTCGAAAGATGAGCCCTGGTCGGTGGTGTTCGTCTCGAACGATCCCAACCTGACGCCCCACGTCGACCGCCGAATCATCATCGATTAACCAAGGATACCGTTGTGGGACTGTTCGATCGCTTGCCCATTCCAAAACCGACCGGCGCGCAACTGCTGATCAGCGCGCTCATCGCCGCCATCGGCTGGTATAGCGGGCAGACCTTGAGCCAGGTCGATGAAGACCTGCGCATCATGTATACGGAATACACGCTCGGCGCGACCGACCTCGCGCA
Proteins encoded in this region:
- a CDS encoding ATP-binding cassette domain-containing protein (MaGe:77307439), giving the protein MAQGHFDKQPNLFQAMLGHLGLLFRLEKKVLGLIVSYSLAIGLFSLIVPLTVQELVNTFAFAIQPITIVTLATIMATALAFVGVFKTLQYYAVEVLERRIFARVTLAMTQQLPLMHYQQFKPRYANYFLETVLMQRALSVLLVDLINVVVGGAVGMSILVFYHPYFLLYDALLFTGFNVVFFLLSHGGLRTTIDVSHAKYKTLHWIQEISYNLLHFKATDSQPLLMQKSDALVDDYVATRRARFAVLARQYLGAVGWQAVGHSSLIATAGWLISIGQLTIGQFVAAEVVVAGLLNSFDGVVKRMGHVYYFMTAVTELDQFFTLPKDQESVTLSVPLPDPTVHGIRLTCKDLAAAYTGAPSIFSNFDLEVMPGEKVGIYASTAVAKTALARVLAGLEDPTHGVIRYNDVDLRHLDRTTINRCRGFMLDSRLTLFEGTIEENIVLGRPYVPYSDVRWALRFVELEEEIDALPQGIKSHIRTPGKVLSPTKIMRILLARAILARPQILIFDGIMHNLHPTMRETILRRLCSKDEPWSVVFVSNDPNLTPHVDRRIIID
- a CDS encoding TolC family protein (MaGe:77307438) — encoded protein: MMLLRFGLLCGALVLSTASIPLTAAAAEGDSAKGLPAIPLSIDEIHAWIDRSHPLLKGAGTEKVMARGRMLKALGAFEPVLVNDTEIERFVSKDKLGTQSVGFNDTLIEARSPMGFRYSAGVRQAIGDAKIPDLSFGNGNQQVLLGGFFPLLKGLMVNPEKAELQRSELADPRADVRIAQTRQDLFLAAATQFWDWVAAVRYVDVQRKALKVAEDRYKQVEGRAKAGAVAPLDVVEANQEVQRRREVSIAAQRLVEQEQFKLSMFLWENNVPTMPSLDRVPDFPAQMLSPTPDAVKAHKVQAKAERPEIREIGLEAKMNDIDLELAKNNLLPSLDAEAAPARAPEKFVLGLGYRFGLELRIPILQRRSRGEVLEAQGKADRFVMVRQFREQQVVVDVDNALSAIERAKERMEAAVQSLRLAKTLEEGERFRFGLGATSVLFVNLRERNSVDSEAQVIRAKADYQKAQALYQWAIGAWAKSNPSAMPVNYRSRD